A genomic stretch from Solibacillus isronensis includes:
- a CDS encoding PH domain-containing protein, which yields MREQPKFQLPKKAQTVWRLYGIIQTFIIALLTGGIVFLTVKFDWPQWIMWIAIALVLLSVAFSVIVFPSIRWKIWRYEVREQEIEIQSGLFVVKRTLIPMVRVQHVDTEQGPILKKYMLASISISSAATVHTIPMLKVEDADELRTKISELARVAEDDV from the coding sequence GTGAGAGAACAACCAAAGTTTCAGTTACCTAAAAAAGCGCAAACAGTGTGGCGACTATATGGAATCATTCAAACTTTTATTATCGCTCTTTTAACAGGCGGCATCGTATTTTTAACAGTTAAATTTGATTGGCCGCAATGGATTATGTGGATTGCCATCGCGCTCGTATTGTTATCAGTTGCGTTTTCAGTTATTGTATTCCCGAGCATCCGATGGAAAATTTGGCGTTATGAAGTACGAGAACAGGAAATTGAAATTCAAAGTGGCCTGTTTGTCGTAAAACGGACATTAATACCGATGGTGCGTGTTCAACATGTTGATACAGAGCAGGGACCGATTTTAAAAAAATACATGTTAGCGAGTATATCGATTTCTTCGGCGGCAACAGTACATACGATTCCTATGTTGAAAGTTGAAGATGCCGATGAATTGAGGACAAAAATCTCTGAACTTGCAAGGGTGGCGGAAGATGATGTCTAA
- a CDS encoding DEAD/DEAH box helicase, with amino-acid sequence MTNFSELNISESTLRSIKRMGFEEATPIQEGTITFAMDGRDVLGQAQTGTGKTAAFGIPLIEKIDPKNPNIQALVIAPTRELAIQVSEELYKLGYDKRVKLLSVYGGQEIGRQIRALKNKPQIIVGTPGRIQDHINRRTLRLDEVQTLVLDEADEMLNMGFIDDINAILENVPSDRQTLLFSATMPPAIRKIAETFMKDPEIVKIKAKELTMENIEQFFVKATEREKFDALSRLLDVQKPELAIIFGRTKRRVDELSQALGLRGFLAEGIHGDLSQAKRISVLRQFKEGKIDILIATDVAARGLDISGVTHVYNFDIPQDPESYVHRIGRTGRAGKSGVAVTFVTPREMGYLRIVEETTKKRMTPLRPPTSEEALVGLQEDAMQSLVELVQNNDLGTYRELAAKLLENNDALDLVAAALKSITKEPDATPVSLSEERPLPMRRDRSQGGGGRGRGGNDRNRGGNRGGGDRRGGDRRREGGGSRSGSGSRDGGRREGGARREGSRDRRPRQRRED; translated from the coding sequence TTGACAAATTTTTCAGAATTAAACATTAGTGAATCGACATTACGTTCTATTAAGCGTATGGGGTTTGAAGAAGCAACACCAATCCAAGAAGGTACAATTACGTTTGCAATGGACGGCCGTGACGTTTTAGGTCAAGCACAAACAGGTACTGGTAAAACAGCTGCGTTTGGTATTCCTTTAATCGAGAAAATCGATCCAAAAAATCCAAACATCCAAGCTTTGGTAATTGCTCCGACTCGCGAATTAGCAATCCAAGTTTCAGAAGAACTTTATAAATTAGGTTATGACAAGCGCGTAAAGTTATTATCAGTTTACGGTGGTCAAGAAATCGGCCGTCAAATCCGCGCATTAAAAAATAAACCACAAATTATTGTAGGTACACCAGGTCGTATTCAAGACCATATTAACCGTCGTACATTACGTTTAGACGAAGTGCAAACTTTAGTCTTAGACGAAGCGGACGAAATGTTAAACATGGGCTTCATCGATGATATCAATGCGATTTTAGAAAACGTACCATCAGATCGCCAAACATTACTATTCTCAGCGACAATGCCTCCAGCAATTCGCAAAATTGCAGAGACATTCATGAAAGATCCTGAAATCGTAAAAATTAAAGCAAAAGAATTAACAATGGAAAACATTGAACAATTCTTCGTAAAAGCAACAGAGCGTGAAAAATTCGATGCTTTATCTCGTTTACTTGACGTTCAAAAACCAGAACTTGCAATCATTTTCGGTCGTACGAAGCGCCGTGTTGATGAATTAAGCCAAGCTTTAGGTTTACGTGGCTTCTTAGCTGAAGGTATTCACGGTGACTTATCTCAAGCGAAACGTATTTCAGTTTTACGCCAGTTCAAAGAAGGTAAAATTGACATTTTAATCGCAACAGACGTAGCAGCTCGTGGATTGGATATTTCAGGTGTAACACATGTTTACAACTTTGACATTCCCCAAGATCCTGAGTCTTACGTTCACCGTATCGGTCGTACAGGCCGTGCTGGTAAATCTGGTGTTGCAGTAACATTCGTAACACCTCGTGAAATGGGTTACTTACGCATCGTAGAAGAAACTACGAAAAAACGTATGACACCTTTACGTCCACCAACATCTGAAGAAGCATTAGTAGGCTTACAAGAAGATGCAATGCAATCATTGGTGGAATTAGTTCAAAATAATGATTTAGGTACTTACCGTGAGTTAGCTGCTAAGTTATTGGAAAATAACGATGCACTTGACTTAGTGGCAGCAGCACTTAAATCAATTACTAAAGAACCGGATGCTACACCAGTATCATTATCTGAAGAGCGTCCATTACCAATGCGTCGTGACCGTTCACAAGGTGGCGGAGGCCGCGGCCGTGGCGGTAATGACCGTAACCGTGGTGGCAACCGTGGCGGTGGTGACCGTCGCGGAGGAGATCGCCGTCGTGAAGGTGGCGGAAGCCGTTCTGGTAGCGGAAGCCGTGATGGAGGTCGTCGTGAAGGCGGTGCTCGTCGCGAAGGCTCTCGTGATCGTCGTCCACGTCAACGTCGCGAAGACTAA
- a CDS encoding alpha/beta hydrolase, which yields MKVGVLFLHGFSGGPYEVQPFAHYIEQRIDWVVSIPTFSGHGDAEHLAMKGYKAEHWMMEAEIAYRQLKKQVDEVIVVGFSMGGVIAMYLSIRYPVKKLVLLSAAAKYVSPTQLVKDVRAIAQDMVHKKLEENELFARYKFKFKNVPLTATIEFMKVVKKTEPYIKNIQCPTFIVQGELDGIVPSATAQILFEQIQSQQKQMYISDCGKHHICYSDDCEQWFDQVYQFLLE from the coding sequence ATGAAAGTCGGCGTCCTGTTTTTACATGGATTTTCAGGTGGACCGTATGAAGTCCAGCCTTTTGCGCATTATATAGAGCAACGAATAGATTGGGTCGTAAGTATTCCGACGTTCTCCGGTCACGGTGATGCAGAGCATTTGGCTATGAAAGGCTATAAAGCAGAACATTGGATGATGGAAGCGGAAATCGCATATCGGCAGTTGAAAAAGCAAGTCGATGAAGTCATCGTCGTCGGTTTTTCAATGGGTGGTGTCATTGCGATGTACTTATCTATACGTTACCCAGTAAAAAAGTTGGTACTCCTAAGTGCTGCAGCAAAATATGTGAGTCCTACACAGTTAGTAAAAGATGTTCGAGCAATTGCCCAAGATATGGTGCATAAAAAGTTAGAAGAAAACGAATTGTTTGCACGGTACAAATTTAAATTTAAAAATGTCCCGTTAACAGCAACGATTGAATTTATGAAGGTCGTGAAAAAAACGGAGCCTTATATAAAAAACATTCAGTGTCCTACCTTCATTGTACAAGGGGAGCTGGATGGAATTGTGCCAAGTGCAACCGCCCAAATATTATTTGAACAAATTCAGTCGCAACAAAAGCAAATGTATATTTCAGATTGTGGAAAACATCATATTTGTTACAGTGATGATTGTGAGCAATGGTTTGATCAAGTGTATCAATTTTTATTGGAGTAA
- a CDS encoding UDP-N-acetylmuramoyl-tripeptide--D-alanyl-D-alanine ligase, whose product MKKSLQQIATWLTIENQSFPETIVTGISIDTRTIAKGDLFIPFRGEAVNGHRFVEQAFEKGAAASLWMIDEPNPPKHLPLIFVKDPELALQKMAECYRNEHQATFIGITGSNGKTSSKDILAGALSPYFKVQKTIGNFNNQLGLPITILQLDEDTEVSVLEMGMSGFGEIEFLTKLARPHYAIITNIGEAHMQDLGSREGIAKAKFEIVKGLSEEGVLFYDGDEPLLQNLVAKTPQLKTQAFGFSQAQSLAASQIEATAQGSSFHVDGVIQGDFFISVLGEHQVKNTLSTMLVSKALGLTDEQIREALKKVVLTDMRMQLVPVGDLLFINDAYNAAPTSMHAAIQFVEQTTIRNEKWLVLGDMLELGNDEKQMHEGIAAHIHPEEIRYVCLYGPRMKWLYNKLQKTFDAEHLVYSENEYAPIIEKIQSHATNESILLVKGSRGMQLEKIIHSIELA is encoded by the coding sequence GTGAAAAAAAGTTTACAGCAAATTGCAACATGGTTAACGATAGAAAATCAGTCATTTCCTGAAACGATTGTCACAGGTATTTCCATTGATACACGGACAATTGCAAAAGGGGATTTATTCATTCCTTTCCGTGGAGAAGCCGTAAATGGGCATCGTTTTGTTGAGCAGGCATTTGAAAAAGGCGCGGCAGCTTCTTTATGGATGATCGATGAGCCAAATCCACCGAAACATTTGCCACTAATTTTCGTGAAAGACCCAGAGCTAGCACTTCAGAAAATGGCAGAGTGTTACCGTAATGAGCATCAAGCGACATTTATCGGGATTACTGGCTCAAACGGGAAAACGTCTTCAAAAGATATTTTGGCGGGAGCTCTTTCTCCATATTTTAAGGTCCAAAAAACGATCGGGAACTTTAATAATCAGCTCGGTTTGCCGATTACGATTTTACAGCTTGATGAGGATACGGAAGTTTCCGTATTGGAAATGGGGATGAGCGGTTTCGGTGAAATTGAATTTTTAACGAAGCTTGCACGACCGCATTATGCCATTATTACAAATATCGGTGAAGCGCATATGCAAGATTTAGGATCACGCGAAGGGATTGCAAAGGCGAAGTTTGAAATTGTAAAAGGATTGTCTGAAGAAGGAGTTCTTTTCTATGATGGTGATGAACCGTTACTTCAAAACTTAGTTGCAAAAACACCGCAATTAAAAACACAGGCATTTGGCTTTAGCCAAGCGCAAAGTTTAGCAGCTTCACAAATAGAAGCGACAGCACAAGGAAGCAGTTTCCATGTAGATGGAGTAATCCAAGGTGATTTCTTCATTTCGGTTTTAGGCGAGCACCAAGTGAAGAATACATTAAGTACAATGCTGGTAAGTAAGGCATTAGGTTTGACTGACGAGCAAATCCGCGAAGCATTAAAGAAAGTAGTTTTAACAGATATGCGGATGCAGCTTGTTCCGGTCGGTGATTTATTATTTATTAACGATGCGTACAATGCTGCGCCAACGTCGATGCATGCTGCAATCCAATTTGTCGAGCAAACGACAATCCGCAACGAAAAGTGGCTTGTACTTGGTGATATGCTCGAGCTTGGAAATGATGAAAAGCAGATGCATGAAGGAATTGCCGCACATATTCATCCTGAAGAAATACGCTATGTTTGCTTGTATGGCCCGCGCATGAAATGGCTTTATAATAAACTGCAAAAAACATTTGATGCTGAGCATTTAGTGTATTCCGAGAATGAGTACGCACCGATTATCGAAAAAATTCAGTCTCATGCAACAAACGAGTCCATCCTTTTAGTAAAAGGTTCTCGTGGAATGCAGTTGGAGAAAATTATCCATTCAATCGAGTTAGCCTAG
- a CDS encoding D-alanine--D-alanine ligase, whose protein sequence is MKKRIGLLYGGKSAEHEVSLSTAKAVTQAMDFNEFDVFPIFITLKGEWRVGPQLTEPAQTIEQLQFTTATDQSENNITQFIAKHMESPFDVIFPLLHGTNGEDGTVQGFLEVLNIPYVGNGVLGSAAGMDKVVMKQLFEMANLPQLPYEYFIRSEWEREKEAWIKRCEQSLGYPMFVKPANLGSSVGISKATNAAELEKAVQFALQYDRKIVIEQGVTAREIELAVLGNDTPNVSIAGEIKPMTEFYDYDSKYKDGSTALIIPAPLQDDVYTDLVDMAKRAFKAIDGAGLVRADFFVTENNEIFINEVNTMPGFTPVSMYPLLWQHTDVTYPQLIKELIDFALERYTEKQQLQYNRD, encoded by the coding sequence ATGAAAAAAAGAATTGGTTTATTATATGGTGGTAAGTCAGCCGAGCATGAAGTATCACTCTCAACGGCAAAAGCAGTAACGCAAGCAATGGATTTTAATGAGTTTGACGTTTTCCCGATTTTTATAACATTGAAGGGTGAATGGCGTGTTGGACCTCAATTAACAGAACCCGCTCAAACGATTGAACAATTGCAATTTACAACGGCAACAGACCAGTCTGAAAATAATATTACGCAATTTATTGCAAAACATATGGAAAGTCCATTCGATGTAATCTTCCCTTTACTGCATGGTACGAACGGTGAAGATGGAACAGTACAGGGCTTTTTGGAAGTGCTGAACATTCCTTATGTAGGTAACGGTGTTCTTGGTTCAGCAGCAGGTATGGATAAAGTAGTTATGAAGCAATTATTCGAAATGGCAAATTTGCCGCAATTACCTTATGAATATTTTATTCGAAGTGAATGGGAGCGGGAGAAAGAAGCTTGGATCAAAAGATGCGAACAGTCTTTAGGCTATCCGATGTTTGTTAAACCAGCTAACTTAGGATCAAGTGTAGGAATTAGCAAGGCGACGAATGCAGCGGAACTAGAAAAAGCTGTCCAATTTGCACTGCAATATGACCGCAAAATTGTCATTGAACAAGGCGTAACAGCTAGAGAAATTGAGCTTGCTGTGTTAGGGAATGATACACCGAACGTTTCAATAGCAGGTGAGATTAAGCCAATGACTGAGTTTTATGATTATGATTCAAAATATAAAGATGGTTCGACAGCATTAATTATTCCGGCCCCATTACAAGACGATGTTTATACAGACTTAGTAGATATGGCGAAAAGAGCGTTTAAAGCGATTGACGGAGCGGGATTAGTGCGCGCAGATTTTTTTGTAACTGAAAACAACGAAATATTCATCAATGAAGTAAATACAATGCCAGGATTTACACCGGTAAGCATGTATCCTTTATTGTGGCAGCATACGGATGTAACATATCCACAGCTAATTAAAGAGCTGATTGATTTTGCGCTTGAACGTTATACAGAAAAACAACAGCTTCAATACAACAGAGATTGA
- a CDS encoding FtsW/RodA/SpoVE family cell cycle protein has product MDTNNYNFNKRFDWPLTTILIIFLGVSVLAIASAQTSGQYGINFIPKQIINYAIFAFIVAFVMYFDPDQYKKMAWPLYGFGILLLVALVVIPTSTGLTVETNGAKSWFKTPIGNIQPAEFMKTFYILASAFLISKHNENYQIKTIKSDLLLLGKICLTLAIPLGFIMMQPDLGSALVFFAITAALVIVAGVTWKIILPLFGGAALVGGSLLWMALYMQDFLEKTFGFQPYQFARIYSWINPYEYATSDGYHLITSLNAIGSGEVFGKGFMAREVYVAENHTDFIFAVIGEEWGFIGASAVICLYFLLIYHLTKMTLLLKDPFCTYVCAGIIAMITFHVFENIGMTIQLLPITGIPLPFISYGGSSMMGNALAIGLVYSMKYHYRTYMFTTNDPDDE; this is encoded by the coding sequence ATGGATACAAACAATTATAATTTTAATAAACGGTTCGACTGGCCGCTTACTACTATCCTCATCATATTTTTAGGGGTAAGTGTGCTGGCAATCGCATCTGCACAAACTTCAGGTCAATATGGAATAAATTTCATACCGAAGCAAATAATAAACTATGCTATTTTTGCTTTTATTGTGGCCTTTGTCATGTACTTTGACCCTGATCAGTATAAAAAAATGGCATGGCCGCTTTACGGTTTCGGAATCTTGCTATTAGTTGCCCTTGTCGTTATTCCGACTTCAACTGGTTTAACTGTTGAAACAAACGGAGCAAAAAGCTGGTTCAAAACACCAATCGGTAATATTCAGCCTGCCGAATTTATGAAGACATTCTACATTTTAGCTTCTGCCTTTTTAATTAGTAAGCACAATGAAAATTACCAGATTAAAACGATTAAATCCGATTTATTGCTGCTCGGTAAAATTTGTTTAACGTTGGCAATACCGCTTGGCTTCATTATGATGCAGCCGGATTTAGGTTCTGCGCTAGTATTCTTTGCAATTACTGCAGCACTTGTGATTGTCGCAGGTGTAACTTGGAAAATTATTTTACCGCTTTTTGGCGGTGCTGCACTTGTTGGCGGTTCGTTATTATGGATGGCACTGTATATGCAGGACTTCCTGGAAAAGACATTTGGTTTCCAACCATACCAATTCGCCCGTATTTACTCATGGATTAATCCTTATGAGTATGCGACTTCAGACGGCTATCATTTAATTACTTCACTAAATGCGATTGGCTCCGGTGAGGTTTTCGGTAAAGGATTCATGGCGCGTGAAGTATATGTTGCGGAAAACCATACAGACTTTATCTTTGCTGTAATTGGTGAAGAGTGGGGCTTTATCGGCGCAAGCGCTGTTATTTGTCTATACTTCCTGTTAATCTATCACTTAACGAAGATGACTTTGTTATTAAAAGATCCATTCTGTACTTATGTATGTGCAGGGATTATCGCTATGATTACGTTCCATGTATTTGAAAACATCGGTATGACGATACAACTTCTGCCGATTACAGGTATTCCGTTACCTTTCATTAGCTACGGAGGTAGTTCGATGATGGGGAATGCCTTAGCGATCGGTCTAGTCTATAGTATGAAGTATCATTACCGTACGTATATGTTTACAACAAATGATCCTGACGATGAATAA
- a CDS encoding Lmo0850 family protein, producing MAKEIDLKRIVTNLSKLGVTATVTKSRLELLKVLTPPTQTPQTQN from the coding sequence ATGGCGAAAGAGATTGATTTAAAGCGTATTGTTACAAACTTATCAAAATTAGGTGTTACGGCGACAGTTACGAAATCTCGTCTTGAGCTTTTAAAAGTTTTAACACCACCAACACAAACTCCACAAACGCAAAATTAA
- a CDS encoding YwqG family protein, with the protein MSHIEKNIYIPKELIHYHTSLSHSAEQVAILKPVKQPAFLHESKFAGLPFLTNKMEHPKDNQNRYMLFLAQLNFAEIQLDHPFPQDGILQFYIPQQCYEREKSHSECRSFKVQYIPYQGHYNEFIHDFTYLEDVNISSFPIQQEMKLIPKTQFEPVSAMDYRLNNYFNPEIMDAPITLDDRSFQDVYLESYLAAEHKIGGYPYFIHQDFRKTSRYLQHYDTLLLQIVSNDEQNIMWGDSGIISFFINSKKLAQRDFSDIYFHVEEY; encoded by the coding sequence ATGTCACATATAGAAAAAAATATTTATATTCCAAAAGAATTGATCCATTATCATACGAGTTTAAGTCATTCAGCCGAACAAGTAGCAATTTTAAAACCGGTGAAACAGCCTGCGTTTTTACATGAAAGTAAATTTGCCGGTCTTCCTTTTCTAACAAATAAAATGGAACACCCTAAAGACAATCAAAATCGCTATATGCTGTTTTTGGCACAGCTTAACTTTGCGGAGATTCAGCTTGACCATCCATTTCCACAAGATGGTATATTGCAATTTTATATTCCACAGCAATGTTATGAAAGGGAAAAATCACATTCGGAATGTCGTTCTTTTAAAGTCCAATATATACCTTATCAAGGTCACTATAATGAATTTATTCATGATTTCACATATTTAGAAGACGTAAACATCAGCAGTTTCCCGATTCAGCAGGAGATGAAGCTCATTCCAAAAACACAATTTGAACCAGTGTCTGCAATGGATTACCGTTTAAATAATTATTTTAATCCTGAAATAATGGATGCACCCATTACATTGGATGACCGTTCATTTCAGGATGTATATTTGGAGAGTTATTTAGCAGCGGAGCATAAAATTGGCGGCTATCCGTATTTTATACATCAGGACTTCAGGAAAACGTCGCGCTACTTACAGCACTACGACACATTATTACTGCAAATCGTTTCAAACGATGAGCAAAATATTATGTGGGGAGATAGTGGGATTATCAGCTTCTTCATTAACTCCAAAAAATTAGCACAACGTGATTTCTCGGATATTTACTTCCATGTTGAGGAATATTAA
- the cls gene encoding cardiolipin synthase: MNLLSAIIQSSIWVPLIMFINILFALTVIFLERKKPSSTWAWLLVLFFLPFVGFFLYLLLGRQLRKKHLFRWDGRKDIGIEQLINYQIEAIEKNELELRAEHIKSYNHLIYMNLKTNNAVLTQDNDVKIFDDGSDKFEALINDILHAKNHIHIQYYIFKLDNLGQRIVNALIKKAKQGVKVRVLFDEMGSRGVRKRHFKELIEAGGEVEVFFPSILPLINPRLNFRNHRKISIIDGRIGYIGGFNVGDEYLSLSDRFGYWRDTHLRIEGSAVHPLQTRFILDWNQASAKNDICYAERYFPIIPQKGTAALQIISSGPDTEWEVIKNNYLHLISNAKKYVYIQSPYFIPDDSFFDAIKIAALSGLDVRIMIPNKPDHMFVYWATYSYVGPLVEAGAKVYHYEKGFIHAKMIVVDDEIASVGTANIDVRSFSLNFEVNALLYDRLLAHHLAEIFESDILDCSELTYELYKNRSSFIKFKESISRLLSPIL; the protein is encoded by the coding sequence GTGAATCTTTTGAGCGCAATTATTCAAAGTTCCATTTGGGTACCGCTTATTATGTTTATAAATATTCTATTTGCCCTGACTGTCATTTTTTTAGAGCGCAAAAAGCCTTCATCAACTTGGGCATGGTTGCTCGTTCTTTTTTTCTTACCGTTTGTTGGATTTTTCCTCTATTTATTATTAGGAAGGCAATTAAGAAAAAAACACTTATTCCGTTGGGATGGCAGAAAAGATATCGGGATTGAACAACTGATTAATTATCAGATTGAAGCAATTGAAAAAAATGAGCTGGAACTGCGTGCAGAACATATTAAAAGTTATAATCATCTCATATATATGAATTTAAAAACAAATAACGCTGTCCTGACACAAGATAACGATGTGAAGATTTTCGATGACGGCAGTGACAAGTTCGAAGCACTTATAAATGATATTCTACATGCGAAAAACCACATTCATATTCAATACTATATTTTCAAACTGGATAACTTGGGGCAACGCATTGTAAATGCTTTAATAAAAAAGGCAAAACAAGGTGTAAAAGTAAGAGTACTATTTGATGAAATGGGCTCACGCGGAGTTCGGAAGAGGCATTTTAAAGAACTGATCGAAGCTGGCGGTGAAGTAGAAGTATTTTTCCCTTCAATTTTGCCACTCATCAATCCACGCTTAAACTTTAGAAATCACAGAAAAATTTCCATAATAGACGGGCGTATCGGCTATATTGGAGGTTTTAACGTCGGGGATGAATATTTAAGTTTATCGGATCGATTCGGCTACTGGCGCGATACACACTTACGTATTGAAGGAAGTGCTGTCCACCCATTACAGACACGTTTCATTTTAGACTGGAATCAGGCAAGTGCCAAAAATGATATTTGTTATGCAGAGCGTTATTTTCCGATTATTCCTCAAAAAGGAACGGCAGCTCTCCAAATTATTTCAAGTGGACCTGACACAGAATGGGAAGTAATTAAAAACAACTATTTGCATTTAATCTCAAATGCAAAAAAATACGTGTACATACAGTCCCCGTATTTCATTCCGGATGATTCGTTTTTTGACGCTATTAAAATTGCAGCACTATCCGGCCTCGACGTGCGGATTATGATTCCAAATAAACCTGACCATATGTTTGTCTATTGGGCAACTTATTCATACGTAGGACCACTCGTTGAAGCAGGTGCCAAAGTGTATCATTATGAGAAAGGCTTTATTCACGCCAAAATGATTGTCGTGGATGATGAAATTGCTTCCGTCGGTACTGCAAACATTGATGTGCGGAGCTTTAGTTTAAACTTTGAAGTGAATGCCCTTCTTTATGACCGATTATTGGCACACCATCTTGCCGAAATATTCGAAAGTGATATATTAGACTGCTCAGAGCTCACATATGAACTGTACAAAAATCGCTCCAGCTTTATTAAATTCAAAGAATCCATTTCTCGTTTATTATCACCGATACTGTAG
- a CDS encoding M15 family metallopeptidase, with translation MNRKANRKSPIAIIVSISIVILIAILGSIYYKFEVAQSATEEKSVEPTELEKEETQNKTNETEEPLKPQDENADDLASSEKNGGNSLVNSGEQPIKQPAKETPPATEEVELENGYIVGQKPATEPTFVKGVLIANKKNPLPSTYNKGEDPKARAAFEKMAKAAMENGLELVAFSGFRSYDYQKTLYDRYVKRDGKEAADRYSARPGYSEHQTGLAFDIGEKGREDLWLTNEFGETEAGQWLAQNAHKYGFILRYPKGKEEITGFMHESWHFRYLEGELATKVFEAGVTLEEYLGIQ, from the coding sequence ATGAACAGAAAAGCAAACAGAAAAAGTCCGATCGCAATAATTGTATCCATTTCAATTGTTATTTTAATCGCGATCTTAGGGTCTATTTATTATAAATTTGAAGTAGCACAATCTGCTACAGAAGAAAAATCTGTTGAACCAACTGAACTGGAAAAAGAAGAGACGCAAAATAAAACAAACGAAACAGAAGAACCGTTGAAGCCACAAGATGAAAATGCAGATGATCTGGCTTCTTCAGAAAAAAACGGTGGAAATTCTTTGGTAAATTCCGGAGAACAGCCAATTAAGCAACCTGCTAAAGAAACGCCACCCGCTACGGAAGAAGTGGAACTGGAAAATGGATATATTGTTGGACAAAAGCCTGCAACTGAGCCTACTTTTGTAAAAGGGGTTTTAATTGCGAATAAGAAAAACCCTCTTCCTTCAACTTACAATAAAGGGGAAGATCCTAAGGCGCGTGCCGCTTTTGAAAAGATGGCAAAAGCTGCAATGGAAAATGGACTAGAGCTCGTTGCTTTTAGTGGTTTCCGTTCTTATGACTATCAAAAAACACTATACGATCGGTATGTGAAGCGAGACGGAAAGGAAGCGGCGGATCGCTATAGTGCAAGACCAGGATATTCCGAGCATCAAACTGGACTCGCTTTTGATATTGGGGAAAAGGGCCGGGAAGATTTATGGCTGACAAATGAGTTCGGCGAAACTGAAGCAGGGCAGTGGTTGGCACAAAATGCCCATAAATACGGATTCATTTTACGTTATCCAAAAGGAAAAGAAGAGATTACAGGTTTCATGCATGAATCATGGCATTTCCGCTATTTGGAAGGTGAGCTTGCGACAAAGGTATTTGAAGCAGGCGTAACGCTGGAAGAATACTTAGGGATACAATAA